The window CATTTTTATCAGTCTTCTATTTCTTCTCCAAGAATTAACTTAATTAAAACCAAAAGCTCTTCTGGATTAAATGGTTTGGTTATGAAGTTTCGTACTCTAAGTTTGTAAAATTTAATTCTAGTTTCGCTTTCTTCCTCTCCCGATAACATTAAAAGAGGGATTTTATTATGCATTCCACTTGCACGTATATTCATTACAAAATCGTGGACATTCATATTTGGCATCTGAATATCACATATTATTAAATCTGGTGAATTACCATCCTGTATCCACCTTAATGCCTCTAAACCATCAGCTTTTGTTTCAACATCATAATATTTACT is drawn from Bacteroidota bacterium and contains these coding sequences:
- a CDS encoding response regulator, coding for MKKKILAIDDEITIRKLLSIFLSKYYDVETKADGLEALRWIQDGNSPDLIICDIQMPNMNVHDFVMNIRASGMHNKIPLLMLSGEEESETRIKFYKLRVRNFITKPFNPEELLVLIKLILGEEIED